A genomic window from Synechococcus sp. CBW1107 includes:
- a CDS encoding DUF1824 family protein → MTSSTAAPSPSAGGDRRDGSDQPPVDLASLLGQRSAPSLDADQRQALARELKVRLAACDWFTIGVMAPSAQAAVAALRSCETALGWSPLQADSEALVEGPVFLKGNQRTGRYLLRAESGLGEGLLIGGQSDSHPEATGTWGPLPLDFFG, encoded by the coding sequence ATGACCAGCAGCACCGCAGCCCCCAGCCCCTCCGCCGGCGGGGATCGCCGGGACGGCTCCGATCAGCCGCCGGTCGATCTCGCCAGCCTGCTGGGTCAGCGCAGCGCCCCCAGCCTCGATGCGGACCAGCGCCAGGCCCTGGCCCGGGAGCTGAAGGTCCGTCTGGCGGCCTGTGACTGGTTCACCATCGGCGTGATGGCGCCTTCAGCCCAGGCCGCCGTGGCCGCCCTGCGTTCCTGCGAGACCGCCCTTGGCTGGAGCCCCCTGCAGGCCGACAGCGAGGCGTTGGTGGAGGGGCCGGTGTTCCTGAAGGGGAATCAGCGCACCGGCCGCTATCTGCTGCGGGCGGAGAGCGGCCTTGGCGAGGGGCTGCTGATCGGCGGGCAGAGCGACAGCCATCCGGAGGCCACCGGCACCTGGGGACCCCTGCCGCTCGACTTTTTCGGCTGA
- a CDS encoding phosphatase PAP2 family protein — protein MIRTPSPIFTAPTPAAIRRWFRLFGPLRLLLCGLAALVVILIEQVVLSQQEPVFDEAVLAWLGERIPESLGRVLVVVYQVSGTRFTAMLVLAALIFLTIKRSWNQLIWLAIGTSGILLIVDRWLKPQFDRARPLGRLVEVIGRSFPSGHAAGAVVFYFLMCTILAERYPQLRRPLVLGSALWVGLIWVSTLYCRVHWLTDIIAGAAVGFIWLSICLTSLRFCADRQSG, from the coding sequence TTGATCCGAACCCCATCCCCGATTTTCACCGCACCGACACCTGCCGCCATCCGCCGCTGGTTCCGGTTGTTCGGCCCGCTGCGTCTGTTGCTCTGCGGACTGGCGGCCCTGGTGGTGATCCTGATCGAGCAGGTCGTGCTCAGTCAGCAGGAGCCGGTCTTCGATGAGGCCGTGCTGGCCTGGCTTGGGGAGCGCATCCCCGAAAGCCTCGGCCGCGTTCTGGTGGTCGTGTACCAGGTGAGCGGCACCCGCTTCACGGCGATGCTGGTGCTGGCGGCCCTGATCTTCCTGACGATCAAGCGCTCGTGGAACCAGCTGATCTGGCTGGCGATCGGCACCAGCGGCATCCTGCTGATCGTGGATCGCTGGCTGAAACCCCAGTTCGATCGGGCCAGGCCCCTCGGACGGCTGGTGGAGGTGATCGGCCGCAGCTTTCCCAGCGGCCATGCCGCCGGCGCGGTGGTCTTCTATTTCCTGATGTGCACGATCCTGGCCGAGCGCTATCCGCAGCTGCGTCGTCCGCTGGTGCTGGGCTCGGCCCTCTGGGTGGGGCTGATCTGGGTGAGCACCCTCTACTGCCGGGTGCACTGGCTCACGGACATCATCGCGGGGGCGGCCGTGGGCTTCATCTGGCTGAGCATCTGCCTCACGAGCCTGCGCTTCTGCGCCGACCGTCAGAGTGGCTGA
- a CDS encoding chloride channel protein — protein sequence MQRSGPKPEAGSAAPLEGDTRGLPFQWSLLAWAALVGLLTGLAVVGFHYLLGFINNFLFGTLVEWVLDLVSPHQLDPATVEVFNAPDPESGTPLKALLQIGLGGIGFLPPPPAPLPEPTPLPPIGPAGWLASWPVVIAPLLGGVAVGLLRQLGRDLGPSLPSLMAMADGAAPALPRLPALRLVAASLSLGSGASLGPEGPSVESGGNLGLWVGLRGRLPPESQKALVAAGVAAGLAAGFKAPIAGVFFAFEGAYSAIPGRPSLRAVLVAAVASSLVTQLCLGDEPIFRLPVYEVRSPLELPLYLGLGLVASLMSWVLVSLLSAGRSEPVQQWFARLPLWLVNGLGGLAVGVLALGFPQVLGVGYDTIEALLGSEGGVALTTLAALLVVKLLATGLSNATGFVGGGFAPALFLGAVLGNLYGQLLGDGGFGLPVAEPPAYAMVGMAAVLAGSARAPLTALLLLFELTHDIRIVLPLMAATGLSAVLVERWQGLADPGLLGPDPAEEERRQELASLTVLEALEAEAPLVLKAATPAREALGQLIEAHGHCLVVERDGWVIGVVTLIDLQRAISAGHGEDGLPLEACRRSDLLWLPDQANLAQLEDQLVPNGLRQVPIFHVGGPGPAQLPAGLPNSGLPTTALLGLASRDGMARALARQLRS from the coding sequence TTGCAGAGGTCAGGCCCGAAGCCTGAGGCAGGGTCCGCCGCACCTCTGGAGGGTGACACCCGCGGGCTCCCCTTTCAGTGGAGCCTGCTGGCCTGGGCTGCGCTGGTGGGCCTGCTCACCGGTCTGGCCGTGGTGGGCTTCCATTACCTGCTGGGTTTCATCAACAATTTCCTGTTCGGCACCCTGGTGGAGTGGGTGCTCGATCTGGTGAGTCCGCATCAGCTGGATCCGGCCACGGTGGAGGTGTTCAACGCCCCGGATCCTGAGTCCGGCACACCCCTGAAGGCCCTGCTGCAGATCGGCCTGGGAGGGATCGGCTTTCTGCCGCCTCCACCGGCGCCCCTGCCGGAGCCCACGCCCCTTCCGCCGATCGGACCGGCCGGCTGGCTGGCCTCCTGGCCCGTGGTCATCGCTCCTCTGCTGGGTGGCGTGGCGGTGGGACTGCTGCGTCAGCTGGGCCGTGACCTGGGCCCCAGCCTGCCCAGCCTGATGGCCATGGCCGACGGGGCTGCGCCGGCCCTGCCGCGTCTGCCGGCGCTGCGCCTGGTGGCGGCTTCCCTGAGTCTGGGCAGCGGCGCTTCGCTCGGACCCGAGGGGCCGAGCGTGGAGAGCGGCGGCAACCTGGGCCTGTGGGTGGGACTGCGGGGACGGCTGCCGCCCGAATCCCAGAAGGCCCTGGTGGCGGCGGGCGTGGCGGCTGGCCTGGCCGCGGGCTTCAAGGCGCCGATCGCCGGTGTGTTCTTCGCCTTCGAAGGGGCCTACAGCGCGATCCCCGGACGGCCGAGCCTGCGGGCGGTGCTGGTGGCGGCGGTGGCGTCCTCGCTGGTGACCCAGCTGTGCCTCGGCGATGAACCGATCTTCCGTCTGCCGGTCTATGAGGTCCGCTCACCGCTGGAACTGCCGCTCTACCTGGGCCTGGGGCTGGTGGCCAGCCTGATGTCCTGGGTGCTGGTGAGCCTGCTTTCGGCCGGGCGCAGCGAACCTGTGCAGCAGTGGTTCGCCCGTCTGCCCCTGTGGCTGGTCAATGGCCTCGGCGGCCTCGCCGTGGGCGTGCTGGCCCTGGGCTTTCCTCAGGTCCTGGGGGTCGGCTACGACACGATCGAGGCCCTGCTCGGCAGTGAGGGGGGGGTGGCGCTCACCACCCTGGCGGCCCTGCTGGTGGTGAAGCTGCTGGCCACGGGCCTGAGCAATGCCACCGGGTTCGTGGGCGGGGGCTTCGCGCCGGCCCTGTTCCTGGGTGCCGTGCTGGGCAACCTTTACGGACAGCTGCTGGGGGACGGCGGCTTCGGCCTGCCGGTGGCGGAACCACCGGCCTACGCCATGGTGGGCATGGCGGCCGTGCTGGCGGGCAGTGCCCGGGCGCCGCTGACGGCGCTGCTGTTGCTCTTCGAGCTCACCCACGACATCCGCATCGTGCTGCCGCTGATGGCCGCCACCGGCCTGAGCGCCGTGCTGGTGGAGCGCTGGCAGGGGCTGGCGGATCCCGGGCTGCTGGGTCCGGATCCGGCCGAGGAGGAACGGCGTCAGGAGCTCGCCTCGCTGACCGTGCTGGAGGCCCTGGAAGCGGAGGCACCGCTGGTGCTCAAGGCCGCCACCCCGGCCAGGGAGGCCCTGGGGCAGTTGATCGAAGCCCACGGCCACTGCCTGGTGGTGGAGCGCGACGGCTGGGTGATCGGGGTGGTGACGCTGATCGACCTGCAGCGGGCGATCAGTGCCGGTCACGGGGAGGACGGATTGCCGCTGGAGGCGTGCCGCCGCTCCGACCTGCTCTGGCTGCCCGATCAGGCGAACCTGGCCCAGCTCGAGGACCAGCTGGTGCCCAATGGCCTGCGCCAGGTGCCGATCTTCCATGTCGGCGGGCCTGGTCCCGCCCAGTTACCGGCCGGGCTGCCCAACAGCGGTCTGCCGACGACGGCATTGCTGGGCCTGGCCAGCCGGGATGGCATGGCCAGGGCCCTCGCCCGCCAGCTGCGGAGCTGA
- the hemC gene encoding hydroxymethylbilane synthase, whose protein sequence is MAGTTLRIASRRSQLAMVQTHWVRDELSRAHPGLEISIEAMATQGDKILDVALAKIGDKGLFTKELEAQMLVDRADIAVHSLKDLPTNLPDGLMLGCITEREDPADALVLHDRHRGCSLDTLPEGSVVGTSSLRRLAQLRHHFPHFQFKDVRGNVITRLEKLDSGEYDCLILAAAGLGRLGLGQRIDALIDPSISLHAVGQGALGIECRQGDSAVLEQIKVLEHLPTARRCLAERAFLRQLEGGCQVPIGVNSRFEGEELVLTGMVASLDGLRLIRDEARGPQQDPEAIGNSLAQLLRSQGAGEILEEIFAEVRPEA, encoded by the coding sequence ATGGCTGGCACCACTCTGCGCATCGCCTCCCGCCGCAGCCAGCTGGCGATGGTGCAGACCCACTGGGTGCGCGATGAGCTGAGCAGGGCCCATCCGGGCCTGGAGATCAGCATCGAGGCGATGGCCACCCAGGGCGACAAGATCCTCGATGTGGCTCTGGCCAAGATCGGTGACAAGGGCCTGTTCACCAAGGAGCTGGAGGCCCAGATGCTGGTGGACCGGGCCGACATCGCCGTCCACAGCCTCAAGGATCTGCCCACCAACCTTCCCGATGGGCTGATGCTCGGCTGCATCACCGAGCGCGAGGACCCCGCCGATGCGCTGGTGCTGCATGATCGTCACCGGGGCTGCAGCCTCGACACCCTCCCGGAAGGCAGCGTGGTGGGCACCAGCTCGCTGCGGCGCCTGGCCCAGCTGCGCCACCACTTCCCCCACTTCCAGTTCAAGGACGTGCGCGGCAACGTGATCACCCGCCTCGAGAAGCTCGATTCCGGCGAGTACGACTGCCTGATCCTGGCGGCCGCCGGCCTGGGGCGGCTGGGTCTGGGCCAGCGCATCGACGCCCTGATCGATCCCTCGATTTCCCTGCATGCGGTGGGCCAGGGGGCCCTGGGCATCGAGTGCCGCCAGGGTGACAGCGCGGTCCTGGAGCAGATCAAGGTGCTGGAGCACCTCCCCACGGCCCGCCGCTGTCTGGCGGAGAGGGCCTTCCTGCGCCAGCTCGAGGGCGGCTGCCAGGTGCCGATCGGCGTGAACAGCCGCTTCGAGGGGGAGGAGCTGGTCCTCACCGGGATGGTGGCCAGCCTCGATGGCCTGCGTCTGATCCGGGATGAGGCCCGGGGCCCTCAGCAGGATCCCGAAGCGATCGGCAACAGCCTCGCCCAGCTGCTGCGCAGCCAGGGTGCCGGCGAGATTCTGGAGGAGATCTTTGCAGAGGTCAGGCCCGAAGCCTGA
- a CDS encoding glycosyltransferase family 39 protein, whose product MDWLERDQRRLWLVSGLGYLLLCWLAFFQNLGSLSLMDKTEALFVEVGHQMVERGDWITPVWNGELFFDYPVWGYWMVALSFRLFGVSEWAARLPVALAASAVVLAGFGLLWVSASAEEGLRRRWQRAAFGAALLALNPGWIGWGRSSVTDMFLASAIALSLFGFFLSYSQPSGSTARHLGFVAMPLFSAIAVLAKGPVGLVLPGLVALVFLVAQGQLIAYMRRLPWLRVALIFLVVVLPWYVLAAQAHGMAFLGGFFGFSNIQRFTSVLYRHAGPWHFYLPWVLLLLLPWSFHLPVALVRLRFWQLKAWRRQPPQAQLAFFGLIWFLVVLLFFSAAATKLAGYILPLVPATALLLALYWFPLASVAPAADGGSDGLTPVQPDRPQRWSAWVNALVFAALAPAAALAPRWAATDPAYPGFAEALSRSGLPVALALILAASAIALVVLLLRPGRPRALWLPDLAAMLLLLAVVVPPLAPLMESQRQRPVRELAERAGALAAPGEPLWVVGYKRYSVVFYSGRQAVFLDSPEGARDALSQPPAPGSAADSVLIFGEEHRLRDLPRTLPGARLLESRSGHQLWRVPRGPGSDGRAR is encoded by the coding sequence ATGGACTGGCTGGAGCGCGATCAGCGCCGGCTCTGGCTCGTGAGTGGGCTCGGGTATCTGCTGCTGTGCTGGCTGGCGTTCTTTCAGAACCTGGGCAGCCTCTCGCTGATGGACAAGACCGAGGCCCTGTTCGTGGAGGTGGGCCACCAGATGGTCGAGCGGGGGGACTGGATCACCCCCGTCTGGAATGGCGAGCTCTTCTTCGACTACCCCGTCTGGGGGTACTGGATGGTCGCCCTCAGCTTCCGTCTCTTCGGCGTGAGCGAGTGGGCCGCCCGCCTGCCGGTGGCCCTGGCGGCCAGCGCCGTGGTGTTGGCGGGTTTCGGTCTGCTCTGGGTCAGCGCCAGCGCTGAGGAGGGTCTGCGCCGACGCTGGCAGAGGGCCGCCTTCGGGGCGGCCCTGCTGGCCCTCAACCCCGGCTGGATCGGTTGGGGCCGCAGTTCCGTCACCGACATGTTCCTGGCCAGCGCCATCGCCCTGAGCCTGTTCGGTTTCTTCCTCAGCTACAGCCAGCCTTCCGGCAGCACGGCCCGCCACCTGGGCTTCGTGGCGATGCCCCTGTTCAGTGCCATCGCGGTGCTGGCCAAGGGACCCGTGGGCCTGGTGCTGCCGGGACTGGTGGCGCTGGTGTTCCTCGTCGCCCAGGGCCAGCTGATCGCCTACATGCGGCGGCTGCCGTGGCTGCGGGTCGCGCTGATCTTCCTGGTGGTGGTCCTTCCCTGGTATGTGCTGGCGGCCCAGGCGCATGGCATGGCGTTTCTGGGCGGATTCTTCGGGTTCAGCAACATCCAGCGGTTCACCTCGGTGCTCTACCGCCACGCCGGCCCCTGGCACTTCTACCTGCCCTGGGTGCTGCTGTTGCTGCTGCCCTGGTCGTTCCATCTGCCCGTGGCCCTGGTGCGCCTGCGCTTCTGGCAGCTGAAGGCCTGGCGCCGTCAGCCTCCCCAGGCCCAGTTGGCGTTCTTCGGCCTGATCTGGTTCCTGGTGGTGCTGCTGTTCTTCTCCGCCGCCGCCACCAAGCTGGCGGGCTACATCCTCCCTCTGGTGCCGGCCACGGCCCTGCTGCTGGCCCTCTACTGGTTTCCGCTGGCGAGTGTCGCCCCTGCGGCCGATGGCGGCAGCGATGGGCTCACTCCCGTCCAACCGGACCGTCCCCAGCGCTGGAGCGCCTGGGTCAACGCTCTGGTGTTCGCCGCCCTGGCCCCGGCGGCTGCCCTGGCACCACGCTGGGCCGCCACGGATCCGGCCTATCCCGGCTTCGCCGAGGCCCTGAGCCGCTCCGGGTTGCCCGTGGCGCTGGCCCTGATCCTGGCGGCCAGCGCCATCGCCCTGGTCGTCCTGCTGCTGCGCCCCGGCAGGCCCAGGGCCCTGTGGCTGCCGGATCTGGCCGCCATGCTGCTCCTGCTGGCTGTGGTGGTGCCTCCCCTGGCGCCCCTGATGGAGAGCCAGCGCCAGCGGCCCGTGCGCGAGCTGGCCGAGCGGGCCGGAGCCCTGGCCGCCCCCGGCGAACCGCTCTGGGTGGTGGGCTACAAGCGCTACAGCGTGGTCTTCTACAGCGGCCGTCAGGCCGTGTTCCTCGACAGCCCCGAGGGTGCCCGCGATGCCCTCAGCCAACCCCCGGCTCCTGGCTCAGCGGCCGACAGTGTGCTGATCTTCGGAGAGGAACACCGACTCAGGGATCTGCCCCGCACCCTGCCGGGGGCGAGGCTGCTGGAGAGCCGGAGTGGCCATCAGCTCTGGCGTGTCCCGCGCGGCCCCGGGAGCGATGGTCGGGCACGATGA